The sequence CCCAGTAGAAACGCAGCAGTAAGTCAGGagcggggtgggatggggtgagcTGCAGTGAGGTGCAGCGCCCAGGCTGCCGAGGAATGGTCAGTTGACGGAGAGTTTACGAGAGCTGCCCGCAGTCGGTAATGGTGATCTTCTTGCTTGTTTTGCCATCTTTCGAGCCACAACGCTCCATGGCCTCCACCACGTTCATCCCCTCCTTGACACGGCCGAAGACAACGTGCTTGCCATCCAACCTGTAGGAGAAGCACTGGTCACGGCTGGCGTGTGCCATCCCCACGGCTGGGCTGTCACCTCCCCAGCCAGGGACCCCCAAACTTGCCCTCCCACAGCCCCCAACTCACCACTCGGTCTTGGCAGTGCAGATGAAGAACTGGGAGCCGTTCGTGTTGGGGCCGGCATTGGCCATGGACAGGATGCCAGGGCCCGTGTGCTTCAGGATGAAGTTCTCATCAGGGAACTTCTCCCCATAGATGGATTTGCCGCCAGTGCCATTGTGGCGTGTGAAGTCGCCACCCTGCAAAGAAGCAGCGTTTCAGGTCACAGGCACAAGAGAAAACTCTCCAAGCAGGCGTGGCGGCCCTGCAGAGGCTGCAGGCAAGAGGCAGAACCATCCTCCCACCCCAAATCTGCCAGCACCCAACTCCTAAACCCATGCGAACGCCAATCTCCTCACCCGcccacctccctgctgcagcaggagcacCACGCACCTGGCACATGAACCCAGGAATGATTCTGTGGAAGCAGGATCCCTTGTAACCGAATCCCTTCTCGCCGGTGCTCAGGGCACGGAAGTTTTCtgcaaaggaagaggaaaaccaCCATGAATGGCTCATTTTGTCCAGAGTTCGGGAGAGCATCAGAGTCTGGTGTAGCCACAGCATGGCCAGTGCCACTTTACCAACCTGCTGTCTTGGGGACCTTGTCTGCAAACAGCTGCAAAGAGAGAAGAGGCCATCAGTCAGGTTGGGGTGAAGACTGGCcaccgcccccctccccctcGGGGGGGCACCCCCAGGCCTGTGGGGCTCCCCCCCTCGCTGCTCGCAGCCTCCGGAAGGTGGATCCCAGCCGTGCCCGCACCTGCAGGGCACTCCCCACTTGGTGCTTTCATCTGGGAACTGAACAGACACAGCATCCAAACGAGTTTAAATCCGCCACACGCCTCAGCAGCGGGGCAGATGTGCATTCGTTCCGCTGGCTGGGATTAAATTAAAAACCTCTTTGACTCGAGCCTTCGCAGGCAGAGCACACGCCACCTCCCAATGACTTGAGGAGGATTTTGGGCAGGGAGCAGCCATCTGCAGAGCAAGGCGCTGCCAGGCGGGGAGGGAGCGCGCTCCCCGCGGGCTCTGCGACAGCCGCAGCGCAGTGCCCGGCCGTGCCAGAGATGCTTCGCACCCCCGGGGGCCGCTTCGCGGGGCGCTAAATGCTTCGCTCTGGCCGTGACAATCCCGCAGCGATCGGGTTGCTCCCGATCGCGCGCTCCGCCGGCTTTCCAAGAACGGACAGCACAACCGGCGCCCTAAGAAGTGCATCTCCCGGGATGGGGGACGCGACTCGCCCCGATGCACCGAGCGGCTCCGGAGGCCGCTGCCGCCCGCTGAAGGGCGGCCCCGTTTCGGGGGGGACTGGGACAAAATGGCGGcgcgggcagccgcggccccgatCCCGCAGCTGGggaagccgccgccgccgccg comes from Athene noctua chromosome 28, bAthNoc1.hap1.1, whole genome shotgun sequence and encodes:
- the LOC141971214 gene encoding peptidyl-prolyl cis-trans isomerase A, which codes for MANPVVFFDIAASGEPLGRVTFELFADKVPKTAENFRALSTGEKGFGYKGSCFHRIIPGFMCQGGDFTRHNGTGGKSIYGEKFPDENFILKHTGPGILSMANAGPNTNGSQFFICTAKTEWLDGKHVVFGRVKEGMNVVEAMERCGSKDGKTSKKITITDCGQLS